A DNA window from Candidatus Equadaptatus faecalis contains the following coding sequences:
- a CDS encoding threonylcarbamoyl-AMP synthase, whose product MTEIERRLEKIYSQTTETERLEIERAAEFIRGGKLVAFPTETVYGLGANALDADAVRKTYEAKGRPSDNPLILHVASVEMAEKVVEMNGMARTLMEKFWPGPLTLVLPAKEIVPYATRGGLETAAVRMPDNRIALELIRAADLPISAPSANKSGRPSPTDAQTVRGDLGSAVAQVLDGGETKIGVESTVIDVTGSSPVLLRAGGLPKEKIEEALGLEVLFPQDKNIIKRSPGTRYRHYAPKLPLLPAKAENAEKTAQGRKYAWMGTSEISGNPVKKLIFKSEEEYAHEVFRALRKLEKSGAEIIIAEIPSEKGIGLAIKDRLNRAAGN is encoded by the coding sequence ATGACTGAAATTGAACGGCGGCTTGAAAAAATATATTCGCAGACAACGGAAACCGAGCGCTTGGAAATTGAACGCGCGGCGGAATTTATACGTGGCGGAAAGCTTGTAGCCTTCCCTACGGAAACAGTCTACGGCTTGGGCGCGAACGCTCTTGACGCGGACGCTGTCCGCAAAACCTATGAGGCAAAGGGACGCCCGTCCGACAATCCTCTGATACTTCACGTGGCCTCGGTTGAAATGGCGGAAAAAGTTGTCGAAATGAACGGAATGGCGCGCACGCTTATGGAAAAATTCTGGCCGGGACCTCTTACCTTAGTGCTTCCGGCAAAAGAAATCGTGCCGTACGCAACGCGTGGAGGGCTTGAAACAGCCGCCGTGCGAATGCCCGACAACAGAATTGCGCTTGAACTTATCCGTGCGGCAGATCTGCCGATATCGGCGCCGAGCGCAAACAAAAGCGGACGCCCCAGCCCGACGGACGCGCAGACGGTACGCGGCGATCTGGGCAGCGCAGTTGCGCAGGTGCTTGACGGCGGCGAAACAAAAATCGGCGTGGAATCAACGGTAATAGACGTAACGGGCAGCAGTCCCGTACTGCTTCGCGCGGGGGGACTGCCGAAAGAAAAAATAGAAGAAGCGCTCGGACTGGAAGTTTTGTTTCCGCAGGACAAAAACATAATCAAACGCTCTCCGGGCACAAGATACCGCCACTATGCGCCGAAACTTCCGCTTCTGCCTGCAAAAGCAGAAAACGCGGAAAAAACGGCGCAAGGCAGAAAATACGCGTGGATGGGAACGTCGGAAATATCCGGCAATCCCGTTAAAAAACTTATTTTCAAAAGCGAAGAAGAATACGCGCACGAAGTGTTCAGAGCGCTCAGAAAGCTTGAAAAATCCGGCGCGGAAATAATAATTGCCGAAATTCCGTCCGAAAAAGGCATAGGACTTGCGATAAAAGACAGATTAAATCGTG
- the tgt gene encoding tRNA guanosine(34) transglycosylase Tgt, with protein MFEYKIIAEDKETGARAGEFTTPHGIIKTPVFMPVGTQATVKAIIPEELEALGAQIILSNTYHLYMRPGEDIVAEAGGLHRFMNWKHPILTDSGGFQVFSLGDLRKITEDGVEFRSHIDGSRHFMRPEDSIAIQEKLGADIIMAFDECVKLPAEQDYSQKSMERTVRWAKRCKEFHGREDQALFGIVQGCTFEKQRIECAHLLQEIDFPGYAIGGLSVGESHEEMYRILDCTVPELPKEKPRYLMGVGFPTNLVEGIARGIDMFDCVLPTRNGRNGTVFTHEGRMNLKNLKYARDFTPMDTHCECYACRNYTRAYIRHLHTAGEILAARLCSLHNVHFLVNLVAEARQAIIDGRFAQFRRNFMETFMDGAYLND; from the coding sequence ATGTTTGAATACAAAATAATCGCGGAAGACAAAGAAACAGGGGCAAGGGCAGGGGAATTTACAACACCGCACGGAATTATCAAAACTCCCGTGTTTATGCCTGTCGGAACGCAGGCAACGGTCAAGGCGATAATCCCTGAAGAACTTGAAGCTCTTGGCGCTCAGATTATACTTTCAAACACCTATCATCTCTATATGCGCCCCGGAGAAGACATCGTTGCCGAAGCCGGAGGGCTGCACCGCTTTATGAACTGGAAACACCCGATACTGACGGACTCGGGCGGTTTTCAGGTATTCTCGCTCGGCGATCTGCGAAAAATAACCGAAGACGGTGTTGAATTCCGCTCCCACATAGACGGAAGCAGACACTTTATGCGCCCCGAAGACTCAATAGCGATACAGGAAAAGCTCGGAGCCGATATTATTATGGCGTTTGACGAGTGCGTAAAGCTTCCGGCAGAACAGGACTACTCGCAGAAATCAATGGAACGCACCGTGCGCTGGGCAAAACGCTGCAAAGAATTTCACGGCAGGGAAGACCAGGCGCTGTTCGGAATAGTTCAGGGCTGCACCTTTGAAAAACAGCGCATAGAATGTGCGCATCTGCTTCAGGAAATTGACTTCCCCGGCTACGCAATAGGGGGGCTCTCAGTAGGCGAATCACACGAAGAAATGTACCGCATACTTGACTGTACCGTGCCGGAACTTCCGAAAGAAAAGCCGCGATACCTCATGGGCGTAGGTTTTCCTACGAACCTTGTGGAAGGAATAGCACGCGGAATAGACATGTTCGACTGCGTGCTTCCGACGCGCAACGGCAGAAACGGAACGGTATTCACGCACGAAGGCAGAATGAACCTCAAAAACCTGAAATACGCGCGCGACTTTACGCCTATGGATACGCACTGCGAATGCTATGCGTGCAGAAACTACACGCGCGCCTACATACGCCATCTCCACACGGCGGGAGAAATACTCGCCGCAAGACTCTGCAGCCTGCACAACGTTCATTTCCTCGTGAACCTTGTCGCCGAAGCAAGACAGGCGATAATAGACGGGCGCTTTGCGCAGTTCCGCAGAAACTTCATGGAAACGTTCATGGACGGGGCATATCTTAATGACTGA
- a CDS encoding TatD family hydrolase yields MLIDSHCHLDPEYFPDGLCQMLETASANGVRRMLYAGCNYESSLNAIRQAAEYEEIYAAVGLHPENAEEMPDGISSELRQLSQCGKVVAIGEIGLDYYYVSETRGLQKKLFAEQIEWAVEENKPVVVHVRDAKNKEDGDAMKDTLEILRTRGAEKCGGIIHCFGGNYDEAEQALSLGFYISFSGIITFKNTAALRETAKRIPLDRILCETDSPYLAPVPYRGKSNQPAYVAEVYKCLAELKGMELEAFSAAVENNCRNLFKW; encoded by the coding sequence TTGCTGATAGACTCGCACTGCCATCTCGACCCGGAATATTTTCCCGACGGACTCTGCCAAATGCTTGAAACGGCATCGGCAAACGGCGTCCGTCGGATGCTTTATGCAGGCTGCAATTATGAAAGCAGCTTGAACGCGATTCGTCAGGCGGCAGAGTACGAAGAAATTTATGCCGCAGTCGGACTGCATCCGGAAAACGCTGAAGAAATGCCTGACGGAATTTCAAGCGAACTCAGACAGCTTTCGCAGTGCGGAAAAGTTGTCGCAATAGGCGAAATCGGGCTTGATTATTACTACGTATCCGAGACGCGCGGGCTGCAGAAAAAACTGTTCGCAGAGCAGATTGAATGGGCTGTTGAAGAAAACAAGCCCGTTGTGGTTCACGTCAGGGACGCCAAAAACAAAGAAGACGGCGACGCAATGAAAGACACGCTTGAAATTCTGCGCACGCGCGGAGCGGAAAAATGCGGTGGCATAATTCACTGCTTCGGCGGAAATTATGACGAGGCAGAGCAGGCTTTGTCACTGGGCTTTTATATCTCGTTCAGCGGAATAATTACCTTCAAAAATACTGCGGCGCTCCGCGAAACGGCGAAGCGGATACCGCTTGACAGAATACTCTGCGAAACAGACTCGCCCTATCTTGCGCCCGTACCGTACAGGGGAAAAAGCAATCAGCCGGCGTACGTCGCAGAGGTCTACAAATGCCTTGCGGAGCTGAAAGGCATGGAACTTGAAGCTTTTTCCGCGGCAGTTGAAAACAACTGCCGGAATTTGTTTAAATGGTAA